Genomic window (Deltaproteobacteria bacterium):
GAGGGCAAAAAGCCAAACGACACCATAGCCATCATCGCTATCTCAGATGATAGCCGTGAAGACATAGAGGCCTATGCCAAAGCCCTCAACGCAAAGTTTGCGTTCCTACAAGACCGAGACCAAGCTGTCAGCACAAGTTGGATGGTGTCGGCGATCCCTCAGTTGGTGGTCCTAGACCGTCAAGGTAAGGCCGTATTCGCAACGGTCGGTGCAGGCGAATATTTGGATCAGGCCATCGCTGCCGCTGAAAAAGAACTGAAGAAGTGAGGAGCTCTATCGCCGAATGCAATTTTGCATTGAATGGCCGCCACCATGGCCTCCGTCATACTGGGTAGTACTGGAATAGTTGATCACGTTCAGAGTGCAGTACCTCTGCTCCCTCATCTTGAAGATACTCTTTTTTGCGGAAAATCTTGGCCGTCTTGGTCGCGATCTTTTCAACAAAGTCATTGACATCTTGGTCTGTCAATACCTCGATAAGTCTTACGATTAAAAGACTCG
Coding sequences:
- a CDS encoding TlpA family protein disulfide reductase yields the protein MEFWATWCPACRSTHPALNALAERQQNEGKKPNDTIAIIAISDDSREDIEAYAKALNAKFAFLQDRDQAVSTSWMVSAIPQLVVLDRQGKAVFATVGAGEYLDQAIAAAEKELKK